A stretch of Arthrobacter sunyaminii DNA encodes these proteins:
- a CDS encoding TetR-like C-terminal domain-containing protein: MTDEGTDAQRHASARAALAAALKARLNTEPLDKVTVTELTRDCGLTRQAFYYHFTDVRDLAVWVFETEVARRVRAFAAEVGWADGLVRLMLYMRDNRSSTLGVLNGVGQPGLERFLFRQMRPITEAVMDQDGGGPARPQDRVLVVDFYTSAVLAVVLRWVADGMVDHPYKVVGDLEIMLHGAVRESVRRLDARAAPGN, from the coding sequence ATGACCGATGAGGGCACCGACGCGCAGCGTCACGCGAGTGCGCGAGCGGCTTTGGCTGCCGCGCTCAAGGCCCGGCTGAACACCGAGCCACTGGACAAAGTGACGGTCACGGAACTAACACGCGACTGCGGACTGACGCGGCAGGCGTTCTACTACCACTTCACCGATGTGCGGGATCTCGCGGTCTGGGTGTTCGAGACCGAGGTTGCCCGCCGGGTCCGCGCTTTTGCGGCTGAGGTGGGATGGGCTGACGGACTTGTGCGGTTGATGCTGTACATGCGCGATAACCGCTCGTCGACGCTCGGTGTCCTCAACGGGGTGGGCCAGCCCGGGCTCGAACGTTTCCTGTTTCGGCAGATGCGACCGATCACCGAGGCCGTGATGGACCAGGACGGCGGCGGACCGGCGCGCCCGCAGGACCGGGTCCTGGTGGTCGACTTTTACACCTCGGCCGTGCTCGCCGTGGTCCTGCGATGGGTCGCGGACGGCATGGTCGACCACCCGTACAAGGTGGTGGGGGACCTGGAAATCATGCTGCACGGCGCCGTGCGGGAGTCCGTCCGCCGGCTCGACGCCAGGGCAGCTCCAGGAAACTAA